In Triticum aestivum cultivar Chinese Spring chromosome 5B, IWGSC CS RefSeq v2.1, whole genome shotgun sequence, the following proteins share a genomic window:
- the LOC123115203 gene encoding protein synthesis inhibitor II-like, with product MSPVQHAATHTSFIAGIRSRVANTKHYSHNVPVLPPADPPGTPLRRWFHVVLRTRTSTLTLAIRADNLYLEGFRGSNGAWWELSPRIIAGATHLGFGGTYRDLLGDTDKLAGVTLGPQQMAEAVNALAARTAADAGSGAKQQQAREAVVALLLMVNEAARFQTMSGFVAGLMHPRAAKNKGSITGEMKAQVNGWQDLSAALLKTDKYGDASTSKNSKDKKPTPRGPEKSAPEGPATFPAFDKMGVKTADQAAATLGILLFVAVEGGMAKDKALQLFRGTPNY from the coding sequence ATGTCGCCAGTTCAACATGCCGCGACCCACACCAGCTTCATCGCCGGCATCCGCAGCAGGGTCGCCAACACGAAGCACTACTCCCACAACGTCCCCGTGCTGCCGCCGGCGGACCCGCCCGGCACGCCGCTGCGCCGGTGGTTCCACGTGGTGCTCAGGACGCGGACCAGCACGCTCACGCTCGCCATCCGGGCCGACAACCTCTACCTGGAGGGCTTCCGGGGCAGCAACGGCGCATGGTGGGAGCTCAGCCCCCGCATCATCGCGGGCGCCACCCACCTGGGCTTCGGCGGCACCTACCGCGACCTCCTCGGCGACACGGACAAGCTGGCCGGCGTCACGCTCGGCCCGCAGCAGATGGCCGAGGCCGTGAACGCGCTCGCCGCGCGCACCGCGGCCGACGCCGGCTCCGGGGCCAAGCAGCAGCAGGCGAGGGAGGCCGTGGTGGCGCTGCTGCTCATGGTGAACGAGGCCGCGCGGTTCCAGACCATGTCGGGGTTCGTGGCCGGCCTGATGCACCCGAGGGCGGCGAAGAATAAAGGGAGCATCACCGGGGAGATGAAGGCGCAGGTGAACGGGTGGCAGGACCTCTCCGCGGCGCTGCTGAAGACGGATAAATATGGAGACGCGTCTACTAGCAAGAACTCTAAAGACAAGAAGCCAACGCCGAGAGGCCCGGAAAAATCAGCTCCTGAAGGCCCGGCAACGTTCCCGGCGTTTGACAAGATGGGGGTGAAGACGGCGGACCAGGCGGCCGCCACGCTGGGGATCCTGCTGTTCGTCGCCGTGGAGGGCGGGATGGCCAAGGACAAGGCGCTGCAGCTGTTTCGTGGGACTCCAAATTACTAG